The following nucleotide sequence is from Candidatus Hydrogenedens sp..
TATCACCCTCTCTGCAATAATCATGATACAGTGAATACAAATTGTGCCATTTATCACATGCAACAATAAGTTTTACATCTGTTGACATTGAATAACAACGGGCAATAAAATCCTCTTTCCTTTGCTTCCAAGGTTTTTTAGGGTAGGTAAAGGAATCGGAACATTGC
It contains:
- a CDS encoding phosphohydrolase is translated as QCSDSFTYPKKPWKQRKEDFIARCYSMSTDVKLIVACDKWHNLYSLYHDYCREGDNIWSRFNGKKEGSLWYYREIIQALKKDWQHSILSELEFYLMRLLEK